One Synergistaceae bacterium DNA window includes the following coding sequences:
- a CDS encoding sodium:solute symporter family protein, producing the protein MLSFIILYAVILVALGAFIGRRAKSASDFFVAGRNFGSGLLFTTLIAANLGAGSTVGVTALAYQWGLSAWWWIGSAGIGSMILAFLVGPRIWRLAREKNYYTLSDYLDARYSKMFSGLISVMMSVGTLALFAGQLLGIAWILEVVADVPKTQGVIAGALVTTLYFAAGGLLSSAIVNIVEVAVILAGFVIAVPYVWQFSGGLEGIRGAVSSATYFDAFGMGAGAIVGYLVMLVPSFFISPGLIGKVFAARDERAIRWGTAMNGLVQLVFAVIPVIIGMACFAVFPNLSRNDLALPTAMKEMMPFGAACLALAGIFAAEVSTADTVLYMLAGSLVNDLYRRFINPEISDRKLLLSSRVTSLVCGVIGVVLALRLESIISALTIFYSLMSVSLAAPLVFGLFTRRASNAGAVLSAVLGIALTVYMTFSGAALTVWGVRLNASTCGIILSFAVMCVSVMVLPAPRD; encoded by the coding sequence ATGTTATCGTTCATCATTCTCTATGCAGTGATTCTTGTTGCGCTCGGAGCATTCATCGGCCGCAGGGCAAAATCCGCATCAGACTTCTTCGTGGCGGGACGCAATTTCGGGAGCGGACTTCTCTTCACGACGTTAATCGCCGCGAATCTCGGAGCAGGTTCGACCGTCGGAGTAACGGCCTTAGCGTACCAGTGGGGGCTGTCGGCGTGGTGGTGGATAGGCAGCGCGGGAATAGGCTCAATGATTCTTGCGTTCCTTGTCGGGCCGAGAATCTGGAGGCTTGCGCGCGAAAAGAATTACTACACGCTGAGCGACTATCTCGACGCACGTTACAGCAAAATGTTTTCAGGGTTAATCTCGGTGATGATGTCCGTCGGAACTCTCGCACTCTTCGCCGGTCAGTTATTGGGCATAGCGTGGATTCTGGAGGTTGTTGCTGACGTGCCCAAAACTCAGGGAGTCATAGCCGGTGCTCTGGTAACTACGCTGTACTTTGCGGCGGGAGGCCTTCTCTCGAGCGCAATCGTCAACATCGTTGAAGTTGCTGTGATTCTGGCGGGTTTCGTCATCGCAGTGCCGTACGTGTGGCAGTTCTCGGGCGGGCTTGAAGGAATACGCGGAGCTGTCAGCAGTGCTACATACTTTGACGCGTTCGGGATGGGAGCAGGTGCTATTGTAGGGTATCTCGTAATGCTCGTTCCGTCGTTCTTCATCTCGCCGGGCTTAATCGGGAAAGTTTTTGCGGCTCGCGACGAGAGGGCTATTCGCTGGGGTACGGCAATGAACGGCCTCGTTCAGCTCGTGTTCGCGGTTATTCCAGTGATAATCGGCATGGCGTGCTTTGCGGTCTTCCCGAACCTCTCCCGCAATGACCTTGCACTTCCGACAGCCATGAAGGAGATGATGCCCTTCGGTGCGGCGTGCCTTGCGCTTGCGGGAATTTTCGCGGCGGAGGTCAGTACTGCGGACACGGTGCTATACATGCTGGCTGGTTCTCTGGTCAATGACCTCTACAGACGCTTCATCAATCCCGAAATCTCTGACCGCAAATTACTTCTATCATCGCGTGTAACATCGCTTGTATGCGGGGTTATCGGCGTGGTTCTTGCGCTGAGGCTCGAGAGCATAATCTCTGCGCTGACTATCTTCTACTCGCTCATGAGCGTGTCTCTGGCCGCCCCGCTGGTTTTCGGGCTGTTCACGCGCAGAGCCTCGAACGCCGGAGCTGTACTGTCCGCCGTGCTGGGAATCGCCCTCACTGTATACATGACGTTTTCGGGAGCGGCACTCACTGTGTGGGGAGTAAGACTGAACGCTTCGACCTGCGGAATAATCCTGTCGTTCGCGGTTATGTGCGTGTCGGTGATGGTTCTTCCCGCCCCCAGAGACTGA